The Deltaproteobacteria bacterium genomic sequence ATGGGCTCGAGGCGAGGGCCGCTGGCAAGACACTCCAGGCGACTGGCGCTTTGCGCCGTCTCGACCCGACACAAGCACGGCGCGGGAAGTCCACCGGCCCGAGCTCCAGGTGGAAACGCGGCGCTACTTCTTGGGTTTGCCCGAGCGCAGGAGCACCAGGAGCAGGGCCAGTCGGCCGGTGGCCTTCACCGAGTGGGGCAGGTGGGCGGGCATCCGGGTGTAGAAGCCCGGCCCGACCGGGTGCTTCTCGCCGGCCAGATCGATCTCGCCCTCACCCTCGAGGACGTGGAGGAGGGCGGGGACGGCGGCGGTGTGCTCGGTGAGCTCCTGCCCGGCGTCGAAGCCGAAGAGCACGACCCGGGCGTCGTCGCCGGCGTAGAGGGTCTTGCTGACGATGCCGCCCTCGGAGAAGTCCAGGGCCGCGTTGACGTCGAAGACCGTTGCCTCGCCTTCCCAGCTCTTGCTCATGACGGTTCACTCTCGATCCGGGCGAGCTCGCCCTCGGTGGTGGGGGGGGGATCGAGGCTCGGCATGATGCCCAGCCTCTCGGCGAGGGCAGCGTGCGCCTCGCGCCAGCGTCGCGCCACCTCGTCCTCGTCCAGCATCCGCGAGCCGAACGCCTCGGCCAGAGCGCAGACCAGGTTCTGGGCCTCGAAGACCTCGGGGGCCAGGCCCACGGTCTCGCAGAGGGCCAGCACTCCGTCGAGGGCGAGGAGGTGCTCGGGATCGCCGGGCCTCGCCCGCAGGTCCGTGAGCGCGGCGTCCACCGCCAGGCGAGCCTCGGGCGCCAGGCGGTCGGTGTCGAGGCCGAGGTCCAGGGCAGCGGCGGCCTTCGCGGCCTCCTCCCCGGCGGCCGTGTCCGGCGGGCTGTGCGAGAGGGCGTGGGCGAGATCGGCCTCGAGCACCCAGCGTGCCGCCGCCTGCAGGGGCACCGGCAGGGGCACCTCCAGCCCGTGGAGGTAGCGCAGCAGGCCCGCGTGGCTGCGGTAGAGCTGCCGCAGCGCCATCGAGGCCTCGCGCAGGGGGTTCTCCAGCACCCGGCCGAGGACCCTCCGCCGCTCGTCCCGGAAGAGGGAGCCCAGGGAGTGGTGGGTGCCGCCGAGGTGGGCGTCGAAGAGGCGCACCACCCCCGGCAGGTCGCCCTGCTCGAAGGCCTCGACCAGCGCGACCTCGAAGGCGCGCCAGGCGCCGTCGTCGAGGCGGTCGTGCACCGAGGCCGAGAGGTTGTGGTCGCCGAAGTGGATCACGCCGAAGTCGACCTGCCGCTCGCGCAGGGTGACCGTCGAGCGCACCTTCAGGCGGCCGTAGAAGAGGGTGGCCTCGCCCAGGGTGCGGCGGTGGGCCGCCTCCGCCTCGACCGCGTAGCCGTAGACCTGCGCCGGGGGCTCCCCGGTGGCGAAGAGGGTGCTGACCGACCAGTGGGCGGCGACGTCGGCCAGGCGCACCCGCGAGGGGAGCACCCGGTGCTGGTAGATCGACGCCATCGAGCCGACCCCCGGCCGGTTGCTGCGCCCCTCCTGCAGGCGGGAGAGGAAGGCCGGCTCCAGGGTGGGGCCGAGGACCTCCTCGGCCATCTGCAGCACCCGGCTGGCGTAGCGCAGCACCTGCCGCGTCTCGATGCCCGAGGGGTCGTCGAAGAACCAGCCGCAGCTCGTGAACATCAGCATGGCGTGGCGCTGCAGCTCCATCAGGCAGGCCACGTCCGAGGCCTGCTGCGGGCCGAGGCGGGTGGAGGCGTGCTCCTCGAGGAAGGCCCGGAAGGTCTCGGGGCGCCGGTCGAGGACGACGTCGATCCAGCCGTCGCGGGCGGCCCAGGGGTCCTTCAGCAGCCGGACGGCCACCGGCTCGAAGCGGCGGGCGACCTCGTCGCGCAGCCAGTCGAGGGAGGTGCGCAGGGGCGCCCGCCAGGCCTGGTTCCAGCTCGGATCGCCGCCGGTGTGACAGCCGCAGTCCGCGCGCCAGCGCTCGATGCCGTGGGCGCAGGACCAGGAGGTCTCCTCGCGCAGCTCGACCTCCCAGGTCGGCGGGTTGGCGGCGAGGAAGGCGGCGTAGTTCGTCAGCTCGACGTCGGGGGCCGCCTCGAGGTGCTCGAGGGCCGAGGCCAGGGCCATGTCCCCGAAGCGGTGGTGGTGGCCGTAGCTCTCGCCGTCGGTGGCGATGTGCTCCAGCGGCGCGTCGGCCGGCAGGTGCCGGGCCACCTCGATGAGGCGCGTCGCGAACTTGCGGCCGTCGTCGAGGAGGCCCTCGAAGGCCACCGCCCGGGAGGTGGGGCCGTCGTAGAAGAAGAGGGCGATCGACGCGCCGGAGGGGAGCTTGCAGAGGTAGGGCCGCCCGATGGGGAGGGTGTCGGCGCTCACCTCCAGCCACTCGCTCTTGCCCACCGGCCGGATCCGGGCGGCCTGGTGCGGGGCGAGGACGGTGAACTTCAGTCCTTCCGCGGCCAGGGCCTCGAGGCTGGGGGTGTCGGCGGCGGTCTCCGGCAGCCACATCCCCTCCGCCTCCCGGCCGAAGCGCCTGCGGAAGTCGGCCAGGCCCCAGCGCACCTGGGTGAGGCGGTC encodes the following:
- a CDS encoding DUF3536 domain-containing protein, with product MSRYVCIHGHFYQPPRENPWLEAVEIEDSAEPFHDWNERIHSECYRANASARLLDGEGKIRAIQDNYRRLSFNLGPTLLSWMQRARPEDHDRIIAADAASRARFGGHGSAMAQAYNHLIMPLANRRDRLTQVRWGLADFRRRFGREAEGMWLPETAADTPSLEALAAEGLKFTVLAPHQAARIRPVGKSEWLEVSADTLPIGRPYLCKLPSGASIALFFYDGPTSRAVAFEGLLDDGRKFATRLIEVARHLPADAPLEHIATDGESYGHHHRFGDMALASALEHLEAAPDVELTNYAAFLAANPPTWEVELREETSWSCAHGIERWRADCGCHTGGDPSWNQAWRAPLRTSLDWLRDEVARRFEPVAVRLLKDPWAARDGWIDVVLDRRPETFRAFLEEHASTRLGPQQASDVACLMELQRHAMLMFTSCGWFFDDPSGIETRQVLRYASRVLQMAEEVLGPTLEPAFLSRLQEGRSNRPGVGSMASIYQHRVLPSRVRLADVAAHWSVSTLFATGEPPAQVYGYAVEAEAAHRRTLGEATLFYGRLKVRSTVTLRERQVDFGVIHFGDHNLSASVHDRLDDGAWRAFEVALVEAFEQGDLPGVVRLFDAHLGGTHHSLGSLFRDERRRVLGRVLENPLREASMALRQLYRSHAGLLRYLHGLEVPLPVPLQAAARWVLEADLAHALSHSPPDTAAGEEAAKAAAALDLGLDTDRLAPEARLAVDAALTDLRARPGDPEHLLALDGVLALCETVGLAPEVFEAQNLVCALAEAFGSRMLDEDEVARRWREAHAALAERLGIMPSLDPPPTTEGELARIESEPS
- a CDS encoding cupin domain-containing protein is translated as MSKSWEGEATVFDVNAALDFSEGGIVSKTLYAGDDARVVLFGFDAGQELTEHTAAVPALLHVLEGEGEIDLAGEKHPVGPGFYTRMPAHLPHSVKATGRLALLLVLLRSGKPKK